A window of Flammeovirga kamogawensis genomic DNA:
GAATATCTCATCATCTTTTCTAACAGAAGTTTTAAAAGAAAAATTTGAAAAATATAGTCATTCAGCTGATTTAGTAGAAGGATTACGCTTGGCACAAGTTGCTTACGATGGCTTATCTTTTGAAGATCAAGAAGACTTGAAAATATTTATTGAAGGTAATGATTTGCCACATTCACGTGCTATTATCGAAGAATTAGAGCGTAGAACATCTTTAAAGAAAAAGGTAGCAGACCTACAATTAGAGTTGGACCGTTTGGTTAATATCCAATTCAATAAAAAATTAAAATATAATGTTGAAGAGGAAATAAATGTGTATATGGACCGTATTATTATATTAGAAACATGTACAATGCCTCAGAATTAGTAAATACTTTATTATTAGAGTATTAGCCTTGTAATATATAGAAATATTGCAAGGCTTTTTTTGTGCAAATCTTTTTGTTAATTACTTTTTAGACAATAATAATTTTGTAAATTAGGCTACTGATTATTACTTATAACTACCTCTTCTAATATGTTAAACACTTCCCGTAAATTACGCAAGCAGTTTATTCAATTCATTGATGAACATTCGACAGAAGAATTGAATACAATTCCTGATGGCTTTAAGAATAACATCATTTGGAATTTTGGACATAGTGTTGTTTCACACCAAAAGTTATGTTATCAACTTTCGGGAGTGAACCCACCTGTTGAAGAAAAGTGGATTGAGATGTTTTCTAAAGGAACATACCCTACACGTGATCTTTCATCTGCAGAAATTAATGAGTTAAAAGCTGCAGGTTTACAGTTGATAGAGCAGTTAGATAAAGATTTTGCTGCTGGACTATTTAAGTCTTACAAAACATTTGTAACAGGGATAGGGGTAACGATACATACTGTTGCAGAAGCAGCAGAGTTGAGTGTGTTACACGAAGCAATACATTTAGGATATGCTAAATGTCAGAAGAAGATAATTGACCATCAGAAAAAAGAAGAATGCACGAAAATGGAAAACAAGGAAGCTATAAGCCTGTAGCTTGTTCTTTGTATGATCAATATGAGATATGGGCAATGCATAAAGCAGTATTGCAAATTACGTATCAGGATAAAGTAATAGAAGCTTCTATTAAAACACTTAAAGTGATAGATAAAGTAGAATATGCAATTCTATCAAATGGTTTGCAAATACGACTTGATGATATTGTAAAGGTTACTGAGATACAGTAGTAAAACGAAATCCAGCTACCAAAACATCATCTACCTGCATAATGTTATCGGGTAGAGTATTTTTCCATTGATGAAATTCTGAAGAAAGACTCTGTTTTTGTATTAAAGCAGAGTTGTCTGTAATATTTTGTAAAAGAGATCTAAACTTTGCTGGTTTGTATTTCTTATTATCAATTCCTCCAAACTGATCTTCAAAACCATCTGAATACATATATGCCATCATATCATCTTCTATTTTGATACTATGGTTAATACAGTGGTTTATGGGCGAAAACTGCCCTCCGATATAATAACGACTTCCTTTATATAAAGATACTTTATCCTTTTTAACAATAGT
This region includes:
- a CDS encoding DinB family protein, encoding MLNTSRKLRKQFIQFIDEHSTEELNTIPDGFKNNIIWNFGHSVVSHQKLCYQLSGVNPPVEEKWIEMFSKGTYPTRDLSSAEINELKAAGLQLIEQLDKDFAAGLFKSYKTFVTGIGVTIHTVAEAAELSVLHEAIHLGYAKCQKKIIDHQKKEECTKMENKEAISL
- a CDS encoding Rho-binding antiterminator; amino-acid sequence: MHENGKQGSYKPVACSLYDQYEIWAMHKAVLQITYQDKVIEASIKTLKVIDKVEYAILSNGLQIRLDDIVKVTEIQ